The genome window AGCTGAGGTAGAGCAAGTTCTATAGCCAGACAGGTAAAGTTTATATGCGCCATTTGAAAGATATAGAGACTGACTGGTAGCTGTTACCATTGATATTTTCTACTAATATTATGTGTTAAATATTAATGCTATGTATTACATAGGCCCGTAATTAATTCATGCAGGGAAGATGCGCAAAGTCTCTATTTGTTAAGTGTTTATTGATATCTTTCCTATGTTATTTAACTCTAGTATTAGATGTATTAACAAGcatggatttttttctgacttatTTATTGATTCAGTGCTAATTTTATAATATGCCTCGCACATGAGACCAAACCATACCAAACCAGCCAGCCAGAGTTCATTTACGCCTGTATACGTTGCAGTCTACCTGTGTGTTCTCGTGTCAAGGCAGAGAGCATGCAAGCTGTGCGGGTGCTGTTGTTGACCCTCTGTGTTACCCTGGGGGTTGGTGCCCAGTCCTTCTGGGAGGGCCAGTGCCCAGTACCTCCTGTCCAGCAGGACTTTAACATAGCCAAGGTGAGTAATGCTTTTTCTTCACTCGGTACACCAAGCCCAACTGCCATGGTTCAACTGCCATCTTTATTAGTGACTCTGCTCTGCTACCTTTGTACTGTAGTATTCGGGCAGGTGGTATGGCATCCAGAAGCTTCCAGCTGTGTTTCAAAAGGGAAAGTGTAGCCAGGCAACCTACACCCTCCAGAGTGACGGACTGGTCAAGGTCCTCAACCAGGGTCTTCTGTAAGTGGAGTGTGTTCAAGTGGAGTTTTAAGTTCAAGTTTATGTTCTTCTGTGAAAACTTACCATGGAACAAAATCATACGTTTCTCAGGACCAGCATGGGTGGACAAACAGTtaatacactctaaaaaatgctgggttgttttttcaacccaaacgctgggttgaggctgttgggtcattttgtttggttgtttttactcatatTGGGTCATTTCTGTAACCCAGCTGGGTTGATAGTTTATCACTgctgggttgatagtttagggCTGTGCTCCCTCCTGTCCCCCACCTGACGTGGAGTACACTACCCAGCACCAGGGTGACTTCAACACTGCATAgttatttgaaggttgagaaaaaatcgtcaggcaggcaggcatatTCTTTCAACAGTCAAGTCCAGCAGCTGTCAAAATGCAATGGAAATCAGGTGATTTCggaaggtatgtatctgcttttatgtatttatttttatccagacggattttaaaagtccacccaGAGACATACCCTTTGTGATATCAAGGAATATTCTGCCTTCCATTTCGTTCAGCTTCAAGCAGGTTAGCAGGTGTCATTCCAGCTAATATTAGCTAttgttaatgttaaatctacTAATCTACTAAATCTACTATTAAGTACAGACTCATAAAAACATAGTTCTGTATTCACTGGGTAGGAACTgttgaacagaaacaaaacaaacttttacatAGAACTACAATTAGCATAccagcagctggtaggtaacgttaGCAGACTTGGAAACTTTATGCTAATTAAATATGCTTCGTGGCTAACGTTTGTCAACTAGCTAACACAGTCGAAGTAGTCTCTTCACAACACGTAACTTACGATAATAATCATCCCAAACAACATCTTATTAAATCATTCTGGGTAGCCtcatattatagccatgtaacCTACTGGGTGGTTCTTGGTGGTAACATTAACTTGGATTCACTAACTGTGTTAtgtgttaacattagctagctaacgttagcactgcTGAACTTATGTTTGTCAGCCTAATGTTAAGCTAATGGTAATGTTAGTGTTATCAAACTCATCTGACATAAACGCACGTTTTGTAGGCTATTACTGGTATTATGTTTAAAACAACTCTGTAATAttaggtggtcatggtttccgagtgtgtTGAACTAATAATTTGTCTCCTGGTGGATTTTTATGTCTGTCAATATAATTCACTGGTAATGGTTCATGCAAGTCTTGatatcatagactgtatatatagaactagaagttctatacagtctatgcttgatACAAAGTGCTGTAGGCTAACAGTGATTAAAatgcactctttctttctttgattgacagggctgACCCCCAAAACGGACCTTGGAATCTGCCTGCCTTCGTGGAAGTGTCACATGCATTTTATACTAGGCTATCTATTCAAAGAAAACTATCAAATGAATAATTGtgtcgaactgttttatttcattgcatggcttTTGATGGCCATTTGATAGACTGTTTATACCATGGCTAAAGCTGTTAACAGAAGGTGTTCTTTcaagtaaataaatacaaactTTGAGTTATTAAAAGTTTGTAACAGTAGAGTATTTTAAAAATCAACCAGTAGTTTTTGGAGATTTGGTTACATAACCCAAACATTACGTAACTTTAACTAAACAGTTGTGTCAACATAACCCAACATATTGGTTAAATTTCAACCCAGTTGCTTTGAACGGCATGCATTGCATGTCAGCGATACTTACACTGGTGACATCAAAGTTCTCCTTGACTGGAGGAACAGGGCATCTTCCTGGATGGAGGACCTGGGCGTTGGCCACCAGGGCAGAGAGTAGGACCAGAGACAGCATCTGTAGAGCCTGCATTGTTCAGCTATCACCTGGAAATGAAGATCATGATCAGTACAGCTCATTTGCTTTTAGAGCTGGCCCCGGTATCTAGGCTCTGCTCAGAACTCTTACCTGAGGTAACCAGTAGTTTTTGGAGATTTGGTTACATAACCCAAACATTACGTAACTTTAACTAAACAGTTGTGTCAACATAACCCAACATATTGGTTAAATTTCAACCCAGTTGTTGGGTTAAATTTAGTAACCCAATTTGCTTGGTTAAGATAAACCAATGCTGTGTTGGACCCCATTTTACTCAGCGGCTGGGTTGAAAACAACCTAGTTTGGGTTGTTTtcaacccagcattttttagagtgtagctGCAACACACTAATACAGTTAGATCTGGTGCCTGAGTTAAgatcatttaaaataaacagaatgataaagaaagaaagagaaataatTACTCTGAATGTTTTTAAAAGGTATCTGTGTAAATTCTGTGCAAGTTACAAAGAGTTCAGTAGTCATATggtatgtttgttttaaatggAGCAAACAgtctatgaggtgtgtgtgtgtgtgtctgtgagtgtctgtgtgtgtgtgcgcgcgcatctgtgtgtgtaacatcCACTGGTTCAGTGGGAGTCCTGCAGAATCCCTCCACCAGCATGTCTGGGATAACTTCTGCAGCCTCCCTCTGAGTTTGACTGTCTCAGTGTAATCCCATTGTGCTGTTGACAGGCCTGATGGAGAAATCGCCAACACCAGGGGAACAGCTCGTGTGGCAGATCTGAGTGACCCTGCCAAGCTGGAAGTGACCTTCACTGGAAGTAAATACATACCACcgacacattttacacaattacaactgaaaaaataaacacatacgTTTCCCAAAGGAATATGTGAAGGCCAGGGGCGTCATTAGGCCTattttgggtggggggggctgaagCCACCACAAGATGatcaaaagccccccccccccatgaaaaaATATAGTAACGTGTCCAAATTCACACCCATTATTCTCTGCTGAATTTCTCACAGAGTACTTATCACACATAAATCACACAGATATGCGAAAGAGCGGAGCCGGAGCTTTCCAATAATATTAGCGGATAGCGGTTGTGATAAACAGTTCGTGAGTAAATTAACGTGGATCAGGGACAGACTAGCAATCtgtgcgttattttttttacatttccgTCACAAAGGACCATGCCCCCGAACCCCCCTAGCATTTGGGAGGCCCAAAAGTATTTTATCACATGGGGCCCACATTCTCCAGCAGCACCCAATCAATAATTagtatttttgtaaaatgtgaccTATTTGTGAATGTGATACCTTGACTGGCAAAGTATGAGacagcaagggtgtgtgtgtgtgtgtgtgtgtgtgtgtgtgtgtgtgtgtactgcatatGGTTGTGGGCCTATTTGGAAGGAagtccagggcctttttttTAGTCCCAATCCGTCACTGAACAGTCTTTTAAATAGTACTGGCGCATAGTGCGCTCTTGTTTGACAATCACGAATGCGGAAGACGGCGGGAGAAACGCAACAGTGAAAGAAAGTGTCGGTATCAGTAAGTGAGTATGTATGTTACAGAACAGCACAACTATGCACACGGTTTCACTGCAGTGGGATCCTACATTGTAGCAAACGGGGAGATGGAACACAGAAGTGTTAATCagtaacattgtgtgtgtgcgtgtgtgtatgtatgcgaaGGGGAGACGCGACCAGCGCGCTATTTGCGCATatcagtgaatgaatgaatgaatgaacggtGTTTCATAGTTCAGGGAGGTGCGTAGTAGACCTCGGAGAACACGGAGGTGAGACAGGAAAAGAACACCCGATCTTTTCCACAGTTTCCATATCAAAGAATCAAAAGTTGCTCATGGCATGCAGATCAACTGTGCTTTTGAATAGATATTTCTTCAGGCATACTTCAGGTGACATGAATGCAAAACATTCATGAGAAATATTATTCCTTGAAGGCTGACATAAGATATGCAAGCATGATAGCCTATACTGTCTTGAAAACGATATAGCCTAGCATATGAAGAGCTCTTTTTCAAAAGGTGTATAAATGTGTATTTCAGCTCATATCAATAGacatgcagttgtgttgttttgattgagtaaagatattacatgattgagtaaagatattACATTAGCTCCAAAAGCAAAtgaattacttggaaaacaaaataataataaaaaggatGAACGGAAATGCATTACAAAGGAGGATAGGGTTTTGGAATCAAATTCTTCATAGATGGCCCACAATGATCCCGATAAGAGCTTAATAGTGAAAATTCCACTGAAAACCCTAACCCTCAAAAAACTAATATGTTATATTTTACCGTGTTTACTATTAATTTAAATACCTAACTCACAACAGTTTATGACATGGGGGGTGGCGACAGCAAACGTCTCATCTGGCCATTCCTGTTAAAATGTTCTGAGGGTGCCACTGGCAACACACAATATTAGTCACTTGCAGACTGTTGTTATACATTGTGTCCCTGTTAATGCTATTGTACCAGTATATCCTTCAATTCATTGAAGCCCTTTAAAGGTGTGATGAAAATGTTTCAGTGCATGCATTACAACTCTGGGAGCTAAGTCTTTCCATCCTAGTGGCGCCCCTGGTAAAGGCACACACTTCAGTAAAGTGATACTGCATAGAATCAGGAATAATAATCACATCTTTTCAGGTCCACGTCCGAGGCCTTACTGGGTGCTCGCTACCGACTATGACAGCTATGTTCTGGTGTACTCCTGTACCAACATCAGTGAGCAGTCCTACGTGGAGTTCGCCTGGATCATGGGCAGGACTCGCTCCCTCCCTGCAGACATCATCACAGAGCTGAAGGACAAGCTTCATTCCCATGGCATCAAGACGGACAACATGACCGTCACGGACCAGAGTGGTTGTAGTAGCATGCCAGTGTGATCGAGGCGGCTCCTCATCCTCCCCTAAAGCTTTTCCAGCTCAAGTGAGAAGCGAGTGATATCTGTATCTGTTACAAACATCCTCCACAATCCAGTATTGAGGTGTTCACCTGAATAAACACAATGTGAAGTTGAGGTGAACATTACGTCTGTGTCATTTGCTTTCTGTCAAGGTCAATATCACTGAGATAATATAAACATGAATTAACAGCCTTGTAACATGCTTTTAAAAGTCTGTTGTGTCACATAACATTATGGCCAAATAACCAACACTGAAGTAATATTTGGGAACTGAGTACCTGGTGGAGCACTGGGGGTGGGCTGATGGGGAGAGTTGTGGCAGTCAGAGTTGTTGCCCCAGGACCTGGTTGTAGCTGGGTCCTCTTTGTGCAGCAAATGTGTGAAATTCAGAAAAGGGCGAGCCCATGGTCCACTGTGTACTTATTCTGACCCCATAAACAAACTATTTTGTTTTGGGAATCAGGAGCAGCCTCTTAGCTCGGCTGGTGACGTGAGGCAGGACGTCCCAGAGGTGAGTCAGACTGGAGGCATGTGTAGTGACAGAAGACAGCAGAGGCCCTTCATGACTGACCAGCCTGCGCTGCTGCCCATTGTGCTCAGTCATCACTGCATGCCCTGCCACTCAGGTCATGCTCTCCATGTTTTTGAGGTTGAGCTTGGCCATACTGGCACAGTCTTACATGAGCTGCAAGCAACCTGTGTAAATGTCTATGTACACTGACTGATGGCATACTGTAGATACCTTTAGTTTCAAAGACCATAACAATAGCAACTTTCTGTAAAACAGTATTTGTAAAAAGATATGGtgtcatgcacacatacacaaaaataaGTAACGTCTCAGCTTTCATATCTGTTACTATTCTCATCTAACTTGAAAGAGCAACAAGGAAAGTAGAGGTGTCCCCTTGAGTGTAGATGCAGACCAATTACATTTCTGCCGGAATGTCCCCCATGATTTCAATTTGTCTAATGGCTCGCTTCATGTCCGAGATAAGCTTGGCCCTCACAAAGACACTCATTCATGACACACAACTTTGGAGTAACGTGACCCTGGGCAGCAGAGTCGCTCTTATAAATACACAGCGCGCCATGATTTGTTGAATATTTTCACGCAGAATCCAAAGAGGTAAGATATCGTGTTTTCTTTTAGCTACTTTTTTCTGTAATATTTCCCACTGTAAGAATGAAATGCGatgctgtatgtctgtgtaaatGGTAGCAAGATGAATCAAAGGATCTAGATTTAAAAGGTTCCAGAGTCTGCACTAATTTGTATGGCAACCATGTATAGATATTTTAGATATACACATGCATATTAAGTAATAATAACATTGCTTGCTCTGCTTGTATTGATAGTTGGATGTATGCTGATGCAATGTGGTTCTTTGTTTTACGAAACTCTTGAACTCTTGCTTTGATCTATAAAGCTTTGGTGGTGCTTGAACCAACTGAGAGGGACATTACGGATGCTTCTGTctgcttctgtttttttttttatatataaatgcCCAAACTAACAGCACTGTTTATCTGCATTTCAGGTCCAGGTTAGCACTGTCGCCATGAAGCAGTCCATCGTCTTGATCCTGCCCATTCTCCTGCCTCTCATCAGGGCACAGGTTCCTCACTGGGGCCCATGTCCAGACCCTCCCGTGCAATCTGCGTTCAGCATGAAAAAGGTATTAAAGATTCCTCTTCACttgctactgtatgtgcatCTCAGATAATGCCAACTATGTCTCAGAGATTGGCCTTAGTCAAGCGAA of Alosa sapidissima isolate fAloSap1 chromosome 1, fAloSap1.pri, whole genome shotgun sequence contains these proteins:
- the LOC121706256 gene encoding uncharacterized protein LOC121706256, with protein sequence MQAVRVLLLTLCVTLGVGAQSFWEGQCPVPPVQQDFNIAKYSGRWYGIQKLPAVFQKGKCSQATYTLQSDGLVKVLNQGLLPDGEIANTRGTARVADLSDPAKLEVTFTGSPRPRPYWVLATDYDSYVLVYSCTNISEQSYVEFAWIMGRTRSLPADIITELKDKLHSHGIKTDNMTVTDQSGCSSMPEQPLSSAGDVRQDVPEVSQTGGMCSDRRQQRPFMTDQPALLPIVLSHHCMPCHSGHALHVFEVELGHTGTVLHELQATCHCLSAFQVQVSTVAMKQSIVLILPILLPLIRAQVPHWGPCPDPPVQSAFSMKKFLGRWYEVAKLPAQFEKGRCIESNFTMKADGSVRVVSSEILKGELRAIEGTAVVQDMREPAKLGISFSYVLPYTPYWVLSTDYENSALVYSCTDVLRLFHVDFAWILGRTRTLPVATITKAKDVFNNNDIDVSRMIMSKQAGCEKDY